From the Helicoverpa armigera isolate CAAS_96S chromosome 27, ASM3070526v1, whole genome shotgun sequence genome, one window contains:
- the LOC110369638 gene encoding aldo-keto reductase AKR2E4 has protein sequence MTRLVVFIFTFIVGTMCTEQDGGKAYRIPLNDGNSIPAIGLGTFLGFDENGQKAVEKHEVEYPVTWALQAGYRMIDTASAYHNEDEVGAGVRASGIPREDVFVVTKLGSHEVRDVVNSLKKSLERLNMTYVDLYLIHNPVSHKPDGSGFDIVDYLDTWKGMEEAKKLGLAKSIGISNFNISQIERLLASCEIKPTVLQVEVNLNLAQNKLLDYCKSKDIVVMAYTPFGSLFSDDPKHPAPRANDPVLVDLAKKYGKTVPQIVLRYLVQRGVVPIPKSVKKNRIEENVNVFDFELTTEEMETLSKFNKDYRVVFPSFWQDHPYYPFERVDVPAPDLFKKS, from the exons ATGACGCGTTtagttgtatttatatttacttttattgtgGGCACG ATGTGTACCGAGCAAGATGGCGGGAAAGCGTACAGGATACCATTGAATGATGGTAACTCCATACCGGCTATAGGACTTGGAACCTTTCTGGGATTTGATGag AATGGACAGAAAGCAGTGGAGAAGCATGAGGTGGAATACCCAGTAACCTGGGCTCTCCAGGCTGGTTACAG GATGATAGACACAGCATCAGCTTACCACAATGAGGATGAGGTGGGCGCAGGAGTGAGGGCTTCTGGTATACCCAGGGAAGATGTCTTCGTTGTCACTAAG CTTGGCTCTCATGAAGTTAGAGATGTGGTGAATTCGCTGAAAAAATCTTTGGAACGACTGAACATGACCTACGTAGACCTATATTTGATTCACAACCCCGTTTCACACAAG CCAGATGGAAGCGGTTTTGACATCGTCGACTATCTAGACACATGGAAAGGCATGGAAGAAGCTAAAAAGTTGGGTCTAGCCAAATCCATAGGTATATCTAACTTCAATATCAGTCAGATTGAACGACTTTTGGCTAGCTGCGAGATTAAACCTACGGTTCTGCAAGTTGAG GTAAACTTAAACCTAGCCCAAAACAAGTTGCTAGATTACTGCAAGAGTAAAGATATCGTAGTCATGGCTTACACCCCATTTGGGTCACTCTTCAGTGATGACCCCAAACACCCAGCCCCGAGAGCTAATGACCCCGTTCTCGTGGATTTGGCGAAGAAATACGGAAAGACTGTTCCTCAGATTGTGTTAAGATATCTG GTGCAAAGAGGAGTAGTTCCTATCCCGAAGTCAGTAAAGAAGAATAGAATTGAAGAGAATGTGAACGTCTTTGACTTCGAACTGACTACAGAAGAAATGGAGACTTTGA GTAAATTCAACAAAGACTACAGGGTTGTATTTCCCAGTTTCTGGCAGGATCACCCTTACTATCCATTTGAGCGTGTAGATGTGCCAGCTCCCGACCTATTCAAGAAGTCGTAA
- the LOC110384691 gene encoding peritrophin-1, which yields MFAKLLTITLTLTVAYAADTKLPDQKNTTDGNFKAFTDVDPNDLSCDPAGQVFLLLPHFTDCSKFFMCAHGEEVEFSCPGGLIFDFQLQTCNWPWATTCQLRTPKEEEEGSGDEADSLIGIFTDELEQQPVDMVASVRPISPMLGRYNGIINCNRADAAATQVPYKGDCQRYWRCVAGVPQVAFCSDGLFFNSATQQCDFEANSKCVLQQEDELQSEFIKYEQ from the exons atgttcg caAAACTCCTAACCATCACGCTAACGCTGACCGTCGCGTACGCAGCAGATACCAAACTTCCCGACCAGAAGAACACTACTGATGGGAACTTCAAGGCTTTCACTGATGTCGACCCCAACGACCTTAGCTGTGACCCTGCTGGACAG GTCTTCTTACTCCTGCCCCACTTCACGGATTGCTCCAAGTTCTTCATGTGCGCTCACGGTGAGGAGGTGGAGTTCAGCTGCCCTGGAGGACTGATCTTCGACTTCCAGTTGCAG ACATGCAACTGGCCCTGGGCTACCACCTGCCAGCTGAGGACCCCTAAGGAAGAGGAGGAAGGTTCAGGAGATGAGGCTGACAGTCTTATCGGCATCTTCACTGATGAACTGGAACAGCAACCCGTTG aCATGGTAGCGAGCGTGCGTCCCATCTCCCCGATGCTGGGCAGGTACAACGGCATCATTAACTGCAACAGAGCTGATGCTGCAGCCACGCAGGTGCCTTACAA GggtgactgccaaagatattggAGGTGTGTGGCCGGAGTTCCTCAAGTCGCATTCTGTTCAGATGGCCTATTCTTCAACTCAGCAACTCAGCAATGTGACTTCGAAGCTAACTCCAAGTGCGTTCTCCAACAAGAAGACGAACTACAAAGCGAATTCATAAAATACGAACAGTAA
- the LOC110384690 gene encoding DNA repair protein Rad60, which translates to MSSSDSDDDCYGNIAEKLQSIKNNLAKQSVETAAANKTTDIGPSTSTLPKTEELPTVIVEEDLNSTVNNTDNEYTLDAIIARNTKAKSKRGRGGKRKTSSDSCGPSKRTTRTSERARSSASQSTSNSNEDRTSPVPEIVEPETFTAPELRDVPTTSRRGRRAARGRSNRGRGRGESSRQRGRSARDEILELFNDFFSRDRRAPSTSNNYPIFSVGNTDEYPDQCDNQPLFSSNVQRPSNDVEIVDTDPLDDENEEMSVKVYWRSLEIFKFKIRKYQKLTQIFNYFTEKEGVSSNKLLFTYNDKILKMDDTPDSINYSIAKFIDGGIVNQDLSDLLAENNENKESNGFKLKFQCQNRKKPFETSMNPHEKLMSAMIKCAEHLETPLEKLKFYFDGDLISSKNTPQDLELEGGECIDVKICS; encoded by the exons ATGTCTTCATCAGATTCAGATGATGATTGCTATGGAAACATAGCTGAGAAACTCCAGtcaattaaaaacaacttaGCAAAACAGAGCGTTGAAACTGCTGCTGCGAACAAGACAACTGACATCGGTCCAAGTACCTCAACGTTACCGAAAACTGAAGAATTACCGACAGTAATTGTTGAGGAAGACTTAAACAGCACGGTCAACAATACGGACAATGAATACACGTTAGACGCGATTATAGCCAGAAACACGAAGGCGAAATCGAAGCGAGGCCGTGGAGGTAAGCGCAAAACTTCGAGCGATAGTTGTGGACCCAGTAAGAGGACTACGAGGACTTCAGAGCGAGCTAGAAGTTCTGCCAGCCAGAGTACTAGCAACTCTAATGAAGATAGGACCAGTCCCGTGCCTGAGATTGTGGAACCAGAGACTTTTACTGCTCCGGAACTACGTGATGTTCCTACAACTTCAAGAAGGGGTCGACGTGCCGCCAGAGGTCGGTCTAACCGTGGTAGAGGCAGGGGAGAGTCCTCGAGACAACGGGGACGCAGTGCAAGAGATGAGATACTAGAAttattcaatgattttttctccCGAGACAGACGTGCTCCATCTACTTCTAATAACTATCCTATATTTAGCGTTGGTAATACCGATGAGTATCCGGACCAATGCGATAATCAGCCGCTGTTCTCGTCCAACGTACAACGTCCGAGCAATGACGTTGAAATAGTAGACACGGATCCTCTAGACGATGAAAATGAAGAAATGTCGGTTAAAGTCTACTGGAGAAGCttagaaatatttaagtttaaaataaggaAGTACCAAAAATTaactcaaatatttaattattttacggAAAAAGAGGGCGTCAGTAGCAATAAACTGCTTTTTACTTATAACGATAAGATTTTGAAAATGGACGATACACCGGACTCTATAAACTACAGTATCGCTAAATTTATCGATGGAGGTATCGTTAATCAGGACTTAAGTGACTTATTAGCGGAGAATAATGAAAATAAGGAATCGAAtggctttaaattaaaatttcaatgcCAAAATAGGAAAAAACCGTTTGAAACGTCTATGAATCCTCACGAAAAATTAATGTCCGCCATGATAAAATGTGCAGAGCATTTAGAAACTCCTTTGGAgaaactaaaattttattttgatggaGATTTAATATCCA gtaaaaaCACACCTCAAGATCTGGAATTGGAGGGCGGAGAGTGTATAGATGTTAAGATATGTAGCTGA